In Camelina sativa cultivar DH55 chromosome 17, Cs, whole genome shotgun sequence, the genomic stretch GTTTGTTCCCCATTGAATTGAGATTTGTTGTGAGAATCATAAAGGTTAATTTGAGAGCTCAATTCGAGTAAGAATGACATTCTGGTTTGTCTGATAGCTGAGCTGAGCAAAATTGTTTGGACATAAAAATTTCAGCCTGAGGAGAGGTTTGGCCCATTCACAGTAGATGAGCGGCCGGGGGAGCAATGGATTAGCTTGAGAAGAAAATTTGGGGACAAGGAAGATATTAAAATCGAAGCAACCATGTTTGATGGATCAGTTCCATCATCAAAATCTTCAAGCAGCGACCCTGAAGATGTTCAGCTTCACATTACTTTCATTGTCAACATCTCAAAGggtgatggtcagacatttgaGATCATGTGTTCTGCTTGGCCTGATACCATACAGATCTCCAAGTTCTTTGTTCGTAAAAGCAGCAAGAACTCTCCAAATGCCTATGTTGGACCAGAATTCCAGTACTGTGATTTTATCCccctcttgcttttttttttttttgcgtgtgTTTCTAACATTCTGAATCTCATGTTGGTATTTTGATTAATGTACAGGGAAATGGAAGAGGAACTTCAAGACTCGGTTTATCGATTTTTGGAGGATAGAGGTATAGGTGATGAACTTGCTGAGTTCTTGCATCAGTACATGAAGAACAAAGATAAAGCTGAGTATATTAGATGGATGGAGACTGTTAAATCTTATGTTGAGCAAAAATGAAACCTTCTGATTACCACATTCTTAAGCATCCAATGAATGTTCCCTTGGGTATGGGTTTTAGATAGAGTTTTATTGGCATGGTTCTTAGTTTCCAGAGGTATGTGACATGTATGGATCTAATATGATATAATTGCGTACATCCTTGTTCCCTTCTCAATGCAGCAACATACTCCACggccaaaaaaaattacaagatgaGAGAAACAGATGGTTGTTTGTAGTCTATGTGTGACATCTCCAAAATAAAAACCTCGTCTAAACTGCAAAGTCGGGGACGAAATTTGCTGTAcacaatatttatgtttttgatcTTTTACTAGAACACCGATAATTGCAGAACAAATTAACACCATGAGAAAACCAAACGTGGCCCAACATAgagatcaaacaaaagaaatgggCAAATTTTTACTTGGTTATCCAGTAAATGAATATGAGAAATGTGCATACAGCCGCAACTAGTGAAAGAATGATTGTATCCATCGACTTTTTCCTCTTTATCGCTGACAGAATAGTGTTCACCTGCAGTGGTTTTAACCATTACACTGCAGGGTGAGATACACGGATGATAGATATAACACGGGCCATACCTGAACAtaaagaaagcaaacaagtGTGTAAATAAGCAAAGGATAGTTATTTGTACCGTGGGTAAACGGCTGGCGACATTGCTAAGCTTTGAGTTGATGCCTCCAAAAGTTGAACGTTGAAACACAAGTGTACCAAGTGTGGCCTGAGCTTGTGAAATGACACCATCCATCTGCACAGTTTATATAACAGGTAGCTCACATAAGTCATGGGGGTGTTGGATTAACTTGAGAAAGCCCCTCTTAATGTATGCAACAGCTGTAGAATCTAACAAATATTAATGCCAAAGGAGTATGTATATTAACCTGAGCTGTATTGCGGTTGATTCCCATATGTTCCTTGAGCAAGGATTGTTCAGAGCCATCCCCAGCTTCTAAATCTAATCTAGTCCGATCAAATTCCCTAAAGTCGTCAAGAAGTGAAGCATGCTCTTGTTTTGCTTTAAGACTGGAGCGGTGTCGATAAAATTCCTGCATTATAAATAAGTGAATCAATCATACATACAGGAACAAGACTGATATATAACAAAAGGCTGAGTCATACATACAGGAACAAGAATGATATACCTGAGTAAGATCCTGAAGGATCTCTTGATGTCGAGTTAAAGTATGGGAGACCATTTCTGATCCACCTGAAGAAACCCAAGCTTGCATCTGGGCGTTAACTTGTTGGAGTTGTCTAAGAAGTAAGTCAATACCAGCTTCAAGATCAGTCTCAGTGCCATCTAACTTTGATAAAGGCTTTGTGGAAACAAGTCTACGATAAGAATGCATCTGCTCATCAAGCTGANNNNNNNNNNNNNNNNNNNNNNNNNNNNNNNNNNNNNNNNNNNNNNNNNNNNNNNNNNNNNNNNNNNNNNNNNNNNNNNNNNNNNNNNNNNNNNNNNNNNNNNNNNNNNNNNNNNNNNNNNNNNNNNNNNNNNNNNNNNNNNNNNNNNNNNNNNNNNNNNNNNNNNNNNNNNNNNNNNNNNNNNNNNNNNNNNNNNNNNNNNNNNNNNNNNNNNNNNNNNNNNNNNNNNNNNNNNNNNNNNNNNNNNNNNNNNNNNNNNNNNNNNNNNNNNNNNNNNNNNNNNNNNNNNNNNNNNNNNNNNNNNNNNNNNNNNNNNNNNNNNNNNNNNNNNNNNNNNNNNNNNNNNNNNNNaaaaaaaaaaaaaaaaaaaaaaaatcagattcgTTCTAAGTATCAGAAGGCGATTGCATCTCAATTGGATCCAGTAGAAAGATAAATTCCCCCTAATTTGAATAGAGCTGGGCAAAATGTGTtgtaaagaataatattaaccAGTAGCTTTGGAATCAAATCACGCTAAGAATTAaatttgaaagataaataaagtACCTGTTTCCGTAAAGCATCCCAAGAGCTAGGCACATCCATGGCGTCCGCAGTATCTGTAAAAAACTCTCAGATCAAACAGATCGTGTCGTTTCCGTTTTTTTACCGATAGAAATCAGATGCGACGACAATTATCCCGGAGCAAaagattcttcttcctcttcctcgtaaACCAGAAAGATGCGATCTAATTGGTTCGAGATTGAGACAAAGTAGAGAGAAAAGGGATCGGATCGAGCGAGAGTCGGTTAGGAGGAGACGCAGACAAAATTTGCTGCGTGCCCCTTCAAACAACACCAGAAGCTAATTGCTTCGATTTTGCGTAATCCACTTTGATTAAACAATTCCTTAATTCAATTTTTGACGGGTTTGATCCTGTGTTTCTCTTCCTACAACAAATCGCTTATTAATTACTATTATATACATGTTGACCTTAAACGCTCTAGTCAATAAGTGCCACGTCGGATAATAAATTACCTTAACCTTACCGGGTTCTCTTGGGTTTTTTCTCACCAAACCGACCCATCGATACTAATTTCACCGAGAgtcacacaaacaaacaattaattCAAGCATTTGCGTCGCCGACTGCCGGTAACTATTTCTGTTTCACTCATCCTCTTCGTATTTCTATTGCTAATCCAAAGATCATAAGCCCCCTCTTTCTGGTGAACAGAATTAATGACAAAAGAAGATTTGCATTGGTGTATTTACCAGACCAATCGATGATTTTGCTTCATAAGCTATCCTACTGAAGTCACTGATGGGTACAAgtagtatctttttttttttttttttttctttagctcTGTTGCATATTTTAATAGGAACTTCAGTAGCAGAAGAATATTACATTAGTCAGAAAGAGATTTGTTCTTTTCATTAtctgttgttttgtttatatactcATTTTTGTGGATATGAACACTTCttataacattttatcaaaatagTAGTGACATCCAAACTAACATTTGACACTTTcaataaacttaaaaagaaattgcagtttgacttttttttttgttttctgatcaAGTCTGTCAGCAAGGCACGATTTTTCTGAATTCTGAGGCTATTTGGTAAACATGTATTTCCTCTTTCCCTCCTCCCATTTAGTCCTTTCTCTTGCATTGTTTCCTGGCAAAAAAGTTTCAGCTGCTTTCTGAAGCAAAATGGGGAACTGTGTATCACTAGAAATGTCCAGCGATGGGAATGGCATGCACATAGATGAGGCAAACCTCGAGGCTCTTCAGAAGGCTATCCAAGAACTCAATGAGAGACGAGATGATCTGCTAAAAAGGGTTAtcatagaagaagataaaggttTTCAACGGCTTGGTCAAGTCCAAGAATGGTTTTCAAAAGTAGAAGTTGTTGAGCCTCAAGTCAATGATCTGCTTGAGTCCAGgtcaaaacaaactaaaagatTGTGTCTTTGCGGATATTGTtctctgcatttcatatctggTTGCAGTTATGGTAGAAAGGTTTTGAAGAAGTTGAACGAAGTTAAAGGACTTCTAACTAATGGAGTTTTTGAAGTGTTGACGGAGAGAAGCTTTAAACCTAAGGGAGAGAAGAAGCATATCCAATCACCCATTGGTTTAACTGAGAGGCTCGAAATGGTATACTGCCAACTCCAGTTATATTCACGAAGAACTTTTGGTCTTTATGGTATGGGTGGAATAGGCAAGACCACTCTCTTAGCTAGTATTAACAATTTCTTTATTGAGACGGTTAATGACTTTGAGGTTGTTATTTGGG encodes the following:
- the LOC104755901 gene encoding Golgi SNAP receptor complex member 1-1 (The sequence of the model RefSeq protein was modified relative to this genomic sequence to represent the inferred CDS: added 17 bases not found in genome assembly), whose protein sequence is MDVPSSWDALRKQARKIEAQLDEQMHSYRRLVSTKPLSKLDGTETDLEAGIDLLLRQLQQVNAQMQAWVSSGGSEMVSHTLTRHQEILQDLTQEFYRHRSSLKAKQEHASLLDDFREFDRTRLDLEAGDGSEQSLLKEHMGINRNTAQMDGVISQAQATLGTLVFQRSTFGGINSKLSNVASRLPTVNTILSAIKRKKSMDTIILSLVAAVCTFLIFIYWITK
- the LOC104755899 gene encoding uncharacterized protein At2g39795, mitochondrial-like, with the translated sequence MARLVRFLRRTVISSSPSIFSRNPRTCVLSNQNGTIGLLMSRKFLSSGSYVSEMRKSAFEGNILRLIRSEIQSELDHSPPLQPEERFGPFTVDERPGEQWISLRRKFGDKEDIKIEATMFDGSVPSSKSSSSDPEDVQLHITFIVNISKGDGQTFEIMCSAWPDTIQISKFFVRKSSKNSPNAYVGPEFQEMEEELQDSVYRFLEDRGIGDELAEFLHQYMKNKDKAEYIRWMETVKSYVEQK